One window of the Streptomyces asoensis genome contains the following:
- a CDS encoding arylamine N-acetyltransferase family protein yields the protein MTVFDTDSYLRRLGHDSERAGRPAPDLATLVRLHKRHMETVPFSSTGSLAVPTASGEVVDLVDFDQDATFDAVVAAGHGGGCVQMTRLFLRLLRDLGYDVDLIAGTTAEGKADYGVDVEHMLMVAHVDGERRLVDVGYAGPSFLAPLRLDGATDGREQVQYGCRYRLVEDGDGVLLQRRPRLGRWSVVFRFTPKVREPAEWCAFQDLANVKLAAVTPESAPQLYSRAVADGQVVLKGRRLLTVRAGIEKSRTITDDEELRTVRDAILGGTLD from the coding sequence GTGACCGTGTTCGACACCGACAGCTACCTGCGGCGGCTGGGCCACGACAGTGAGCGGGCCGGGCGTCCCGCGCCCGACCTGGCCACCCTCGTCCGGCTGCACAAGCGGCACATGGAGACCGTGCCGTTCAGCAGCACCGGCTCCCTGGCCGTGCCGACCGCGAGCGGCGAGGTGGTCGATCTGGTCGACTTCGACCAGGACGCCACCTTCGACGCCGTCGTCGCGGCGGGCCACGGCGGCGGCTGCGTCCAGATGACCCGGCTGTTCCTGCGCCTGCTGCGCGACCTCGGCTACGACGTCGACCTGATCGCCGGCACCACGGCCGAGGGGAAGGCGGACTATGGCGTCGATGTCGAGCACATGCTGATGGTGGCCCACGTCGACGGCGAGCGCCGGCTCGTCGACGTCGGATATGCCGGGCCGTCGTTCCTCGCACCGCTGCGTCTCGACGGCGCCACGGACGGGCGGGAGCAGGTGCAGTACGGCTGCCGGTACCGCCTGGTCGAGGACGGCGACGGTGTGCTCCTTCAGCGCAGGCCGCGGCTGGGGCGCTGGAGCGTGGTCTTCCGCTTCACCCCGAAGGTCCGCGAGCCGGCCGAGTGGTGCGCCTTCCAGGACCTGGCCAACGTGAAGCTGGCCGCGGTGACCCCGGAGAGCGCGCCCCAGCTCTACAGCCGGGCTGTCGCCGACGGTCAGGTGGTGCTCAAGGGCCGGCGCCTCCTGACGGTGCGGGCCGGCATCGAGAAGTCCCGAACCATCACCGACGACGAGGAACTGCGCACGGTCCGGGACGCGATCCTCGGCGGCACGCTCGACTGA
- a CDS encoding phthiocerol/phthiodiolone dimycocerosyl transferase family protein has protein sequence MRTQAVRMCMVRGGVDPDVLDAAFAAVLADHPSLRSRLEQDAEGAFLSLLKPDELPRLVVRPDGPDVLVQEWNTPLPLGGPLVRAVLLTGEQEDTLLLGADHAICDGRSATALCFRLWRYYADIKAGTHPAGRPVREDWPAAIDDRLAPVTEADVAAYVRARLDRAEGAPVAALPYLAARSGDVAPQQGRTQSRRLRLTASETTALLGFAKSADVSVHGLVGATILAAVRSGLPAEYADHRLACVSTVDLRERVEPALNHEVMVPAASWYQDLVDVPAGADLVALGRRLGAGLGAAVDRGDPALELQSLDRLLATPQLLAASMVMTNIGRVTLPPPPPGLEIVDMRGFAVSSKAPSFLQHGPVLASLTTVRDRFRIEMPYSTECFTEGQMDAVHDHVRATLREFTDRAPVPVG, from the coding sequence ATGAGAACGCAGGCTGTGCGCATGTGCATGGTGCGCGGCGGCGTCGACCCCGACGTGCTCGACGCGGCGTTCGCAGCGGTGCTCGCCGACCACCCCTCGCTGCGCAGCCGCCTCGAGCAGGACGCCGAGGGTGCTTTTCTCAGCCTGCTGAAGCCTGACGAGCTGCCGCGCCTGGTCGTGCGTCCCGACGGCCCGGACGTGCTGGTCCAGGAGTGGAACACGCCGCTGCCGCTGGGCGGCCCGCTGGTCCGCGCGGTGCTGCTGACCGGCGAGCAGGAGGACACACTGCTCCTCGGGGCCGACCATGCGATCTGTGACGGCCGCAGCGCGACCGCCCTGTGCTTCCGCCTGTGGCGGTACTACGCCGATATCAAGGCCGGCACGCACCCGGCCGGCCGACCCGTCCGGGAGGACTGGCCGGCGGCGATCGACGACCGCCTGGCACCCGTCACCGAGGCCGACGTGGCTGCCTACGTCCGGGCGCGGCTCGACCGGGCCGAGGGCGCCCCCGTCGCCGCCCTTCCGTACCTCGCGGCCCGGTCCGGCGACGTGGCGCCCCAGCAGGGCCGGACCCAGTCACGCCGGCTCCGGCTGACCGCCTCCGAGACCACGGCGCTCCTGGGGTTCGCCAAGAGCGCCGACGTGTCGGTGCACGGGCTGGTCGGCGCGACGATCCTGGCAGCCGTACGGTCCGGTCTTCCCGCGGAGTATGCCGACCACCGGCTGGCCTGCGTCTCCACGGTGGACCTGCGCGAGCGTGTGGAGCCCGCGCTGAACCATGAGGTGATGGTCCCCGCGGCCTCGTGGTACCAGGATCTGGTCGACGTACCGGCGGGGGCCGACCTCGTCGCACTCGGCCGTCGTCTCGGCGCGGGCCTGGGCGCCGCGGTCGACCGGGGTGACCCTGCCCTCGAACTTCAGTCACTGGACAGGCTGCTGGCCACCCCGCAGCTGCTGGCGGCGAGCATGGTGATGACCAACATCGGACGCGTCACCCTCCCGCCGCCCCCGCCCGGACTGGAGATCGTCGACATGCGAGGGTTCGCGGTGTCCAGCAAGGCGCCGTCGTTCCTCCAGCACGGCCCGGTGCTCGCCTCGCTGACGACGGTCCGCGACCGCTTCCGCATCGAGATGCCCTACAGCACCGAGTGCTTCACGGAAGGACAGATGGACGCGGTCCACGACCATGTCCGGGCGACCTTGCGCGAGTTCACCGACCGTGCGCCGGTTCCGGTCGGGTGA
- a CDS encoding putative protein N(5)-glutamine methyltransferase codes for MSITPAVEVLLRTVSTLRGAGCVFAEEEAELLLDAAATPAELDVLVHRRVVGEPLEVILGWAEFCGLRVRVDAGVFVPRQRTRFLVDLAAELARPGSVVVDLCCGTGAIGAAVAARVPGIDLSCADVDPHAVRCARLNAGPDAHVYEGDLYDALPDSLRGRVDVLVVNAPYVPTDEIAMMPPEARDHEPRHALDGGADGVEVHRRVAVGAPAWLAPGGSLLIETSEEQAPLTARAMADHGLVPRVSTNDEMYCTVVVGTRAGD; via the coding sequence ATGTCGATCACTCCCGCCGTTGAGGTGCTGTTACGCACGGTGAGCACCCTGCGCGGCGCTGGATGCGTGTTCGCCGAGGAGGAGGCGGAGTTGCTCCTCGACGCTGCCGCGACACCCGCCGAGCTGGACGTGCTGGTGCACCGCCGCGTCGTCGGCGAACCGCTCGAAGTCATCCTCGGCTGGGCCGAGTTCTGCGGCCTGCGGGTCCGGGTGGACGCCGGTGTGTTCGTCCCGCGTCAGCGCACCCGGTTCCTGGTCGACCTCGCGGCGGAGCTGGCCCGGCCGGGCTCGGTCGTCGTCGATCTGTGCTGCGGAACCGGAGCGATCGGCGCCGCCGTCGCCGCGCGGGTCCCCGGGATCGACCTGTCCTGCGCCGATGTCGACCCGCACGCGGTCCGCTGCGCCCGGCTGAACGCAGGCCCCGACGCCCATGTGTACGAGGGGGACCTGTACGACGCGCTGCCCGACTCGCTGCGCGGCCGCGTGGACGTCCTGGTCGTCAATGCCCCGTACGTGCCGACGGACGAGATCGCGATGATGCCGCCCGAGGCACGCGACCACGAACCGAGGCACGCGCTCGACGGCGGCGCCGACGGTGTCGAGGTGCACCGGCGGGTCGCCGTCGGCGCACCGGCGTGGCTGGCGCCGGGCGGCAGCCTGCTGATCGAGACCAGCGAGGAGCAGGCGCCGCTCACCGCACGGGCGATGGCCGACCACGGCCTCGTCCCGCGCGTGTCGACGAACGACGAGATGTACTGCACGGTCGTCGTCGGAACCCGCGCGGGCGATTAG
- a CDS encoding acyl-CoA carboxylase subunit beta produces MSTVTGPAEVSAVAAPDAPDPRTTAGKLADLRQRTDAALHAGSAAGVERQRAKGRGTARERIDALLDPGSFVELDALARHSPAPGAQERHAMGDGVVTGTGTIDGRPVAIYSQDATVFGGTLGEVHGDKIVKLMRLAAKVGCPLVGINDGGGARIQEGVGTLGRYGEIFYHNVRCSGVVPQISLIMGACAGGAVYSPALTDFTVMVDRTSHMFITGPEVIRTVTGEEVDFETLGGGRPHNARSGVAHYLASDEDDALAYVKDLLSYLPSNNLSVPPVFSPPEPAGSSADGPTATDLELDTIVPDSPHQAYDMLEVVTRVLDDGEFLEVQRMFAPNILVGFGRVDGRSVGVVANQPTHVAGCLDINASEKAARFVRTCDAFNVPVLTFVDVPGFLPGVDQEWDGIIRRGAKLIYAYAEAVVPKITVITRKAYGGAYGAMGSKHLGADVNLSWPTAQIAVTGAAGAVGILYRKELAALEGDELAERRARLVREYEDQATPYAAADLGYVDAVIQPSRTRAQIGWALRLLETKRAEGPPRRHGNIPL; encoded by the coding sequence ATGAGTACGGTCACCGGTCCCGCGGAAGTCTCCGCGGTCGCCGCCCCCGATGCCCCCGACCCGCGCACGACGGCGGGCAAGCTGGCCGACCTTCGACAGCGCACCGACGCCGCGTTGCACGCCGGCAGCGCCGCCGGGGTGGAACGCCAGCGGGCGAAGGGGCGCGGAACGGCCCGCGAGCGCATCGATGCCCTGCTCGACCCCGGCTCCTTCGTCGAACTCGACGCGCTGGCCCGGCACTCGCCGGCTCCCGGCGCGCAGGAGCGTCACGCGATGGGGGACGGCGTCGTCACCGGCACCGGCACCATCGACGGCCGCCCCGTGGCCATCTACAGCCAGGACGCCACCGTGTTCGGCGGAACACTCGGTGAGGTGCACGGTGACAAGATCGTCAAGCTGATGCGCCTGGCGGCCAAGGTCGGCTGCCCGCTCGTGGGCATCAACGACGGCGGAGGTGCGCGCATCCAGGAGGGTGTCGGCACACTCGGCCGCTACGGCGAGATTTTCTACCACAACGTGCGCTGCTCCGGCGTCGTCCCGCAGATCTCGCTGATCATGGGCGCGTGCGCCGGGGGCGCGGTGTATTCGCCGGCGCTCACCGACTTCACCGTCATGGTCGACCGGACCAGCCACATGTTCATCACCGGGCCCGAGGTCATCAGGACCGTCACCGGCGAGGAGGTCGACTTCGAGACCCTCGGGGGCGGCCGTCCGCACAACGCCCGGTCGGGCGTGGCGCACTACCTGGCCTCCGACGAGGACGACGCGCTGGCCTACGTCAAGGACCTGCTCAGCTATCTGCCGAGCAACAACCTCTCCGTGCCGCCGGTCTTCTCCCCACCGGAGCCGGCGGGTTCGAGCGCCGACGGGCCGACCGCCACCGATCTCGAACTCGACACGATCGTCCCGGACTCGCCCCACCAGGCCTACGACATGCTCGAGGTCGTCACCAGGGTGCTCGACGACGGCGAATTCCTCGAGGTGCAGCGGATGTTCGCGCCCAACATCCTCGTCGGCTTCGGCCGGGTGGACGGGCGCAGCGTCGGCGTCGTCGCCAACCAGCCCACGCATGTCGCGGGTTGCCTGGACATCAACGCCTCGGAGAAGGCGGCGCGGTTCGTGCGCACCTGCGACGCGTTCAACGTGCCCGTCCTGACGTTCGTGGACGTGCCGGGTTTCCTGCCCGGCGTCGACCAGGAGTGGGACGGGATCATCCGGCGGGGCGCCAAGCTGATCTACGCGTACGCGGAGGCGGTCGTCCCCAAGATCACGGTGATCACGCGCAAGGCGTATGGCGGTGCCTACGGTGCCATGGGCTCCAAGCACCTCGGCGCCGACGTCAACCTGTCCTGGCCGACCGCGCAGATCGCCGTGACGGGCGCGGCGGGAGCCGTCGGCATCCTCTACCGCAAGGAACTGGCGGCGCTCGAGGGCGATGAACTGGCCGAACGACGCGCCCGGTTGGTGCGGGAGTACGAGGACCAGGCCACGCCCTACGCCGCGGCCGACCTCGGTTACGTCGACGCGGTCATCCAGCCGTCGCGCACCCGTGCGCAGATCGGGTGGGCGCTGCGGCTCCTGGAGACCAAGCGCGCGGAAGGGCCACCCCGCAGGCACGGGAACATCCCGCTCTGA
- a CDS encoding acyl-CoA dehydrogenase family protein codes for MSLPGSDTHSESLKTPDPHDFLALDDELDAAERDVRDTVRAYATTELLPHVADWYERAELPRSIAKELGALGLLGMQLDGYGCAGLSATAYGLACRELEAVDSGLRSFVSVQGCLAMCAIHRWGSEEQRQEWLPRMAAGEALGCFGLTEPESGSDPGSMRTFARRDGDDWVLNGTKAWINNGALADVAVIWAHAEDEVRAFLVPTDTPGFTAEEITRKLALRASNTAGLTLDEVRVPASAALPGARGVKTAFSCLNEARFGIVWGVVGAARTCYASALDYAVGREQFGRSLASFQLSQRKLADMVVHVTHAGMTALRLARLKEAGRLAPTQLSLGKLANVRAATEVARTARSILGANGITLEYPVMRHMSNLEAVLTVEGTEEVHTLSIGRAVTGVQAFR; via the coding sequence ATGAGTCTCCCCGGAAGCGATACGCATTCCGAGTCGCTGAAGACACCCGATCCCCATGACTTCCTGGCCCTGGACGACGAACTGGACGCCGCCGAGCGGGACGTGCGCGACACCGTGCGCGCCTACGCGACGACCGAGCTCCTGCCGCACGTCGCCGACTGGTACGAGCGCGCGGAGCTGCCCCGGTCGATCGCCAAGGAACTCGGCGCGCTCGGGCTGCTCGGGATGCAGTTGGACGGCTACGGCTGCGCCGGGCTCTCGGCCACCGCCTACGGCCTCGCCTGCCGCGAACTGGAAGCGGTGGACTCCGGACTGCGCAGTTTCGTGTCCGTGCAGGGCTGCCTCGCCATGTGTGCCATCCACCGCTGGGGCAGCGAGGAGCAGCGGCAGGAATGGCTGCCCCGCATGGCCGCGGGCGAGGCGCTCGGGTGCTTCGGCCTGACCGAACCGGAGTCGGGTTCCGACCCCGGTTCGATGCGTACGTTCGCCCGTCGCGACGGTGACGACTGGGTGCTCAACGGCACCAAGGCCTGGATCAACAACGGCGCCCTCGCGGACGTCGCCGTGATCTGGGCGCACGCGGAGGACGAGGTGCGCGCCTTCCTCGTGCCCACCGACACGCCGGGATTCACCGCCGAGGAGATCACCCGCAAGCTCGCTCTGCGGGCCTCGAACACCGCCGGGCTCACCCTGGACGAGGTGCGGGTCCCCGCTTCGGCCGCCCTTCCCGGGGCCCGCGGTGTGAAGACGGCGTTCTCGTGCCTGAACGAGGCCCGCTTCGGCATCGTCTGGGGTGTCGTCGGCGCCGCTCGCACCTGCTACGCCAGCGCGCTCGACTACGCCGTCGGTCGTGAGCAGTTCGGCCGCTCGCTCGCCTCCTTCCAGCTCTCCCAGCGCAAGCTCGCGGACATGGTGGTGCACGTCACGCACGCCGGGATGACCGCGCTGCGGCTGGCCCGGTTGAAGGAGGCCGGCCGGCTGGCGCCCACGCAGCTCAGCCTCGGCAAGCTCGCCAACGTGCGCGCCGCGACCGAGGTCGCCCGTACGGCCCGCAGCATCCTCGGCGCCAACGGCATCACCCTCGAATACCCGGTGATGCGGCACATGTCCAACTTGGAGGCCGTGCTCACCGTCGAGGGGACCGAAGAGGTCCACACCCTCAGCATCGGCCGTGCGGTCACCGGCGTTCAGGCATTCCGCTGA
- a CDS encoding zinc-binding dehydrogenase, whose protein sequence is MKAVYAARPDAEDPLAALVVGERPDPEVPDGWVRVRVRSVSLNHKDLWTLRGVGLNHDKYPRILGCEAAGEDPDGRRVALYPVLESPPGTADETLILPAAQLVGARPGTLAEYIAVPAASLLPVPDQLAWEEAACLICTWLPAYRMLFTKAGLQPGDSVLVQGAAGGLSTALIALGVAGGLRVYATSRTADKRELARRLGAHQVFEPKAQLPEQVDAVIDSVGRATWTHSLHSVRPGGTVVVAGATSGDVSPARLHRVYFHQVNIVGSFSGTRDEYARMLRLMHTTGIRPLVDDVMPPQDARAAFKRLLDGDVRGNLVLSWP, encoded by the coding sequence GTGAAGGCTGTCTACGCGGCACGTCCCGATGCCGAGGACCCGCTGGCCGCCCTGGTCGTCGGCGAGCGACCCGACCCCGAGGTGCCCGATGGGTGGGTGCGCGTCCGGGTCAGGTCCGTCTCCCTCAACCACAAGGATCTGTGGACCCTGAGGGGCGTCGGCCTGAACCACGACAAGTATCCGCGGATCCTGGGCTGCGAGGCGGCGGGGGAGGACCCCGACGGCCGGCGCGTGGCGCTCTATCCCGTACTGGAGTCCCCGCCGGGCACTGCGGACGAGACCCTGATCCTGCCGGCCGCGCAACTCGTCGGCGCCCGGCCGGGCACGCTGGCCGAGTACATCGCCGTGCCCGCGGCCAGCCTGCTGCCGGTCCCGGACCAGCTGGCCTGGGAAGAGGCGGCCTGCCTGATCTGCACCTGGCTGCCGGCGTACCGCATGCTGTTCACCAAGGCCGGGCTCCAGCCCGGCGATTCGGTGCTCGTGCAGGGCGCCGCCGGCGGACTCTCCACCGCGCTGATAGCGCTGGGGGTGGCCGGCGGACTCCGGGTGTACGCCACCAGCCGTACCGCCGACAAGCGAGAGCTGGCCAGGCGCCTGGGTGCCCACCAGGTGTTCGAACCCAAGGCGCAACTGCCCGAACAGGTGGACGCCGTCATCGACAGCGTCGGCCGGGCGACGTGGACGCACTCCCTGCACAGTGTGCGCCCCGGTGGCACGGTCGTCGTCGCCGGCGCCACGTCCGGCGATGTCTCGCCGGCCCGGCTGCACCGGGTCTACTTCCACCAGGTCAACATCGTCGGGTCGTTCAGCGGCACACGGGACGAATACGCGCGGATGCTGAGGCTGATGCACACCACGGGAATCCGGCCCCTCGTGGACGACGTGATGCCGCCCCAGGACGCGCGAGCGGCGTTCAAGCGCCTGCTGGACGGCGACGTCCGGGGCAACCTCGTACTGAGCTGGCCGTAG
- a CDS encoding SHOCT domain-containing protein, whose translation MPGLLRGVARTAVVAGTATAVSNRVSRRQQGRWAQQDSQQAAPQPAPSAAPPPAQPADMSSKIDQLKQLGELKTQGVLTEAEFEDQKRRILES comes from the coding sequence GTGCCAGGTCTCCTCCGCGGGGTCGCCCGCACAGCCGTAGTGGCCGGTACCGCGACCGCCGTGTCGAACCGCGTGTCACGCCGCCAGCAAGGGCGCTGGGCCCAGCAGGACTCCCAGCAGGCCGCGCCGCAGCCGGCGCCGTCCGCCGCTCCCCCACCCGCCCAGCCGGCCGACATGAGCAGCAAGATCGACCAGCTGAAGCAACTCGGGGAGCTCAAGACCCAGGGCGTCCTCACCGAGGCCGAGTTCGAGGACCAGAAGCGCAGGATCCTCGAGTCCTGA
- a CDS encoding DUF7144 family membrane protein: MTATGMHHGHGTASSGAWVSGWTGFAGVMMIFGGLMAIFQGIAAIAQDDVFVVTRDYAYNFNLTSWGWIHLVLGVLVALAGAALFRGAVWARVVGVAVAGLSMIANFMWLPYQPVWAIVLIAVDAFVIWALCIGTGRDARTE; this comes from the coding sequence ATGACCGCGACCGGAATGCATCACGGACACGGAACGGCAAGCAGCGGAGCGTGGGTGTCCGGCTGGACCGGATTCGCCGGGGTCATGATGATCTTCGGCGGGCTGATGGCGATATTCCAGGGAATTGCCGCGATCGCCCAGGACGACGTCTTTGTCGTCACCCGCGATTACGCGTACAACTTCAACCTGACGAGTTGGGGCTGGATCCATCTCGTCCTCGGCGTTCTGGTCGCGCTCGCGGGCGCCGCTCTGTTCCGTGGCGCGGTGTGGGCACGCGTCGTCGGCGTCGCCGTGGCCGGCCTGTCGATGATCGCCAATTTCATGTGGCTGCCGTACCAGCCCGTCTGGGCCATCGTGCTGATCGCCGTGGACGCCTTCGTCATCTGGGCGCTGTGCATCGGAACGGGCCGGGACGCTCGCACCGAGTAG
- a CDS encoding SDR family oxidoreductase, protein METSGSDGRQPLAPLLLKGQKALVTGANSGIGKATAISLGRAGADVVVNYVAGREAAEEVVREIEGFGVRAYAHEADVSQEDQVVDMVSRMVEEFGTIDIMVANAGLQRDAPVTDMTMAQWHKVLDVNLTGQFLCAREATKEFMRRGVVPEISRSAGKIICMSSVHQIIPWTGHVNYAASKGGVQMLMATLAQELAPHRIRVNAVAPGAIRTPINRSAWDTPEAEADLLRLVPYHRVGDPDDIANVVAALASDLFDYVVGTTIYVDGGMTLFPGFATGG, encoded by the coding sequence GTGGAAACCAGCGGCAGTGACGGTCGCCAGCCCCTTGCCCCGCTTCTCCTCAAAGGGCAGAAGGCGCTGGTGACGGGCGCGAATTCCGGTATCGGAAAGGCCACCGCGATCAGCCTCGGGCGGGCGGGCGCCGATGTGGTCGTGAACTATGTGGCGGGGCGGGAAGCCGCGGAAGAAGTGGTGCGCGAGATCGAGGGTTTCGGTGTCCGCGCCTATGCGCACGAGGCCGATGTGTCGCAGGAGGACCAGGTCGTCGACATGGTGTCCCGTATGGTCGAGGAGTTCGGGACCATCGACATCATGGTCGCCAACGCGGGCCTCCAGCGAGATGCCCCCGTCACCGACATGACCATGGCCCAGTGGCACAAGGTGCTGGACGTGAATCTGACCGGCCAGTTCCTGTGCGCACGCGAAGCGACCAAGGAATTCATGCGGCGCGGTGTCGTCCCGGAGATCTCCCGGTCCGCCGGGAAAATCATCTGCATGAGTTCGGTCCACCAGATCATTCCCTGGACGGGCCATGTGAACTACGCGGCGTCCAAGGGCGGGGTGCAGATGCTCATGGCGACCCTCGCGCAGGAGCTCGCGCCGCACCGGATCCGGGTCAACGCCGTCGCTCCGGGAGCGATCCGCACGCCCATCAACCGCAGTGCCTGGGACACCCCCGAGGCGGAGGCCGACCTGCTCCGGCTCGTCCCCTACCACCGCGTCGGCGACCCGGACGACATCGCGAACGTGGTGGCCGCGCTGGCCTCCGACCTCTTCGACTACGTGGTGGGGACCACGATCTATGTCGACGGCGGCATGACGCTGTTCCCCGGATTCGCCACGGGTGGCTGA
- a CDS encoding cytochrome ubiquinol oxidase subunit I → MNSAIDHFLADGPAQLLPARELMAFTLGSHILLVPFGVALPAITLLMHYRGLRKGDAVALLLARRWSAVMAVQFAIGIVTGTVLSFELGLLWPGMMGRWGDVFGLGFGVEAWAFFLEAILIAIYLYGWRRLKPWTHFWLGLPLPLAALMGAFGIVAANSWMNTPRGFTLDGSGNPVDVDVRRAIFTPMFGPEYWHFVVGVVLTAGYVVAGVYAVGWLRGRRDRYHRLGFTVPFSVAAILTPVQFMLGDSIARSVFHKQPVKFAATEIVWKTDTHVPEYMFGRLHPDGTISGGIKIPQLDSILAGFSPDTKVTGLSSVPAGDRPTATQATIAHWAFDIMVTIGSLLLLLALWYGWCWLRRRDLPRSPWFFRCAALAGGACLLTVECGWITTEVGRQPWIVYQNMRVAEAVTDTRASTLWTMLGLVVVLYVLVFGSFLTVLLKMSRRWRLADEGAVTAAATGDVEGDTPYGPRPLSTTGGRDGGGA, encoded by the coding sequence GTGAACAGCGCGATCGACCACTTTCTGGCGGACGGCCCCGCACAGCTGCTGCCGGCCCGGGAGCTGATGGCCTTCACCCTGGGCTCCCACATCCTGCTCGTGCCCTTCGGCGTGGCCCTGCCCGCCATCACCCTCCTGATGCACTACCGCGGGCTGCGCAAGGGCGACGCCGTCGCCCTGCTGCTCGCGCGGCGCTGGTCGGCGGTCATGGCCGTCCAGTTCGCCATCGGCATCGTGACGGGCACCGTCCTCTCCTTCGAACTCGGCCTGCTGTGGCCGGGGATGATGGGCCGGTGGGGTGATGTCTTCGGCCTCGGCTTCGGGGTCGAGGCCTGGGCGTTCTTCCTCGAGGCGATCCTCATCGCCATCTACCTGTACGGCTGGCGCCGGCTCAAGCCGTGGACGCACTTCTGGCTCGGCCTGCCCCTGCCGCTGGCCGCCCTGATGGGGGCGTTCGGCATCGTGGCCGCGAACTCCTGGATGAACACCCCGCGCGGTTTCACACTCGACGGGTCCGGCAACCCCGTGGACGTCGACGTACGAAGGGCGATCTTCACACCGATGTTCGGCCCGGAGTACTGGCACTTCGTGGTCGGAGTGGTGCTGACGGCCGGCTATGTCGTCGCCGGGGTGTACGCGGTCGGCTGGCTGCGGGGGCGCCGGGACCGCTACCACCGGCTCGGCTTCACCGTGCCGTTCTCCGTCGCCGCGATCCTGACCCCCGTGCAGTTCATGCTCGGGGACTCGATCGCCCGGTCCGTCTTCCACAAGCAGCCGGTGAAGTTCGCGGCCACCGAGATCGTCTGGAAGACCGACACCCATGTGCCGGAGTACATGTTCGGGCGTCTGCATCCCGATGGGACGATCTCCGGCGGGATCAAGATCCCCCAACTGGACTCGATCCTCGCCGGTTTCAGCCCGGACACCAAGGTGACGGGCCTGTCCTCGGTCCCGGCGGGCGACCGCCCGACGGCGACTCAGGCCACGATCGCGCACTGGGCGTTCGACATCATGGTGACCATCGGAAGCCTGCTCCTCCTGCTCGCGCTCTGGTACGGCTGGTGCTGGCTCCGCCGCCGTGACCTGCCCAGGTCACCGTGGTTCTTCCGGTGCGCGGCGCTGGCCGGCGGCGCCTGTCTGCTGACCGTGGAGTGCGGCTGGATCACCACCGAGGTGGGCCGGCAACCCTGGATCGTCTACCAGAACATGCGGGTCGCGGAGGCGGTGACGGACACCCGTGCCTCGACCCTGTGGACGATGCTCGGCCTCGTCGTGGTGCTCTACGTCCTGGTGTTCGGCTCCTTCCTGACCGTCCTGCTGAAGATGAGCAGACGGTGGCGGCTGGCCGACGAGGGCGCCGTCACGGCAGCCGCCACCGGGGACGTGGAGGGCGACACCCCCTACGGGCCCCGGCCGTTGTCCACGACCGGCGGCAGGGACGGGGGCGGCGCATGA